TTACACAAAAGGAGCCCCCAAAAGGGGCTCTTTTTGTGTTATACTAAAGCCAAAGAAGTAATTAACTATGTTTGAAAAGCAACCAGATTTTAAAGTGGAAAGCGGCGATATTTTTACTAGAGCAATCAACAATGCTGCCAGCGTAGAAGAGGTCGTAAAAATTTTAGAAAGCAGCCCCATGGGTGAAATTAAAGACCCGGAGGGAAATTTTTATTATAAAGAAAATATCATCGCTGATTTAAAGGATTTAGAAGAAATCGTTATCCAGTTGTCTGAGGAGGATGTTAATAGTCAAGCAACTCATGTTGCTATCATAGACCATCTCAATCGCTTGCCCAACAATTATAGTTTAAGGCAACATACTCTTCGGCTGCTAACTGTGCTTAATCCAGTTATGAAAAAATTCATTTTCTAGCTCATATGGTTTCTGGTTCTAAACAAACTGCCGCCAAAAATATTCTGAATAAAGATTTAGCCGACATCAAAGGAATTGGGCCAGCCTATTTAAAGCGCCTTAATAAATTAGGATTAAAAACGGTGGGCGACCTCTTGCGGTATTTTCCCTTTCGCTATCAAGATTTTTCAGAAAATAAAAAGATAGCCGATTTGGTCCTGGGCGAAACGGCTAATGTAGAGGCAACCATAGAAAAAATAAAGACTAACCATATCTGGGCCCGTAAATTATCTATTACAGAAGCCACTATCACAGATGAAACCGGCTCCCTTAAGGCAGTTTGGTATAACCAGCCCTATCTGGAGAAAAATCTCCCCGTAGGCGCGCTGGTCAGCTTGGCTGGCAAAGTTACCCAAAATAAAAAGGCAAAAAATAAACTTTTTCTCTCCAACCCAGCCTATGAGATTATTAGCTTAACCGGCGAAAGCCGCAGTTTTAATTCCAAACACACTCAAGGTCTTATTCCTGTTTATTCAGAAACAAGAGGTTTAACTTCTCGGGCCTTGCGTTATTTTATCAAGCCCATAATAGATGAATATGCCAACACTCTTGTAGACGGACTGCCAGAAGAAATTCTCAAAACTTACAAATTATATCCTCTTGGACGAGCTTTTAAAGAAATCCACTTCCCCACAAGCATTGACACTGCTGAAAGAGCGAGAAAACGTTTTACTTTTGAAGAAGTGTTCTTGACTCAAATACACTTATTGCAATTGCGAGCTAAATTTCAAACATTAAAAGCGCCAAAAATAAAGGCGGATGTGGATTTAGTCAAACAATTTTTGGAAAAACTGCCCTTTCAGTTAACCCGTTCTCAGAAAGAAGCCCTTTGGCAAATAATGCAAGATATGGAAACAGGGCGCCCTATGAATAGGCTCCTAGAGGGTGATGTTGGCTCAGGTAAAACCTTAGTAGCGCTTCTCTCCTCACTTTTAGTGACTAGACAAGGTTGGCAAGTGACTGTAATGGCGCCGACAGCCATATTGGCTAAACAGCATTTCCAAACCTTCACTAAATTCTTAGATGGTTTTCCTGGCAAAGTTTGCTTGCTCACTGCCAATGAGAGCCTTTTAAGCGATGACGGGCTAATAGGCAGTGTTCCCAAGCCCTTGCTTATTAAAAAAATCTGCAATGGCGAGCCCATGATTATCATAGGCACCCACGCCCTTATCCAAAAGAAGGTGAAACCAACAAAATTAGGACTAGTAGTAATAGATGAGCAGCATCGTTTCGG
This DNA window, taken from Candidatus Paceibacterota bacterium, encodes the following:
- a CDS encoding ATP-dependent DNA helicase RecG, with the protein product MVSGSKQTAAKNILNKDLADIKGIGPAYLKRLNKLGLKTVGDLLRYFPFRYQDFSENKKIADLVLGETANVEATIEKIKTNHIWARKLSITEATITDETGSLKAVWYNQPYLEKNLPVGALVSLAGKVTQNKKAKNKLFLSNPAYEIISLTGESRSFNSKHTQGLIPVYSETRGLTSRALRYFIKPIIDEYANTLVDGLPEEILKTYKLYPLGRAFKEIHFPTSIDTAERARKRFTFEEVFLTQIHLLQLRAKFQTLKAPKIKADVDLVKQFLEKLPFQLTRSQKEALWQIMQDMETGRPMNRLLEGDVGSGKTLVALLSSLLVTRQGWQVTVMAPTAILAKQHFQTFTKFLDGFPGKVCLLTANESLLSDDGLIGSVPKPLLIKKICNGEPMIIIGTHALIQKKVKPTKLGLVVIDEQHRFGTEQRKTLGSNIAVTGGQKIWPHLLSMTATPIPRTLSLAIYGNIDISILKEMPADRKPITTKVILPYQQAAIYDFVRSEAKLGHQTFVICPRIEPPIIEGDANLPQNARKNLLAYGEWLEQDVKSVKQEYETFSQDIWPDLRVGMLHGKMKAQEKDEVMLKMMRGDLDVLVATSVIEIGIDVPHATIMIIEGAELFGLAQLHQFRGRVGRRDIQSYCYLFAKDSAKTVSARLKIMEKNNDGFS